ACCATGAAGCCCGAACTAGGGATGACAGGCTGAAAACAGGGCATCCCGCTGTCACGGGTCTCTGCTCACCACGCTTCGAAACTTAACTTCGACGAACCGATTGTGGTCTAGGTCTGGGGATGAGGGAAAGGTGGCGACGCTACCCTTCCACAAGTCTTATCCATACATTGAAACCATGACCGACGAACCACTCATAAACCCGATCCTGCTCCCGATGATGTTATCTAACCTGAGTTCGATATAAGCTGAAAGCCTTATTCTATAGTAGACTGAGAGCTTAACTCTTTCGTCCAACAAGCTAGAAAAGCCCCTTAACCCGAACTGACGTTACGTTATCTGAATGAGCATCGCGGCAGCGGTCTTGGCATGGGTTGCTGCCGCAGGACTTCGACGCATCATGGCCACCACGATCGCCCCTTCCATCAACAGCAACAATTGCTCAGCCACCGCGTCAGGACTATCGAGTTCGGCAGCCTGCACCAGGTGCAAAATATAGCCATAAAGGGCTTGCTGGTGCTCGATCGCCACCTGATATCCCGGATGCTCAGGATCAACTAGCTCGACCGACGAATTGATAAAGGCACAGCCGCGAAAGTCTGGTTGAGAGAACCATTCTTCCAGCACATCAAACATAGCCAGAAGGCGTTCAGCCGGTGCTGTCGCTTGCTTTTCCACCGTTTTCTGAAACCATTCGCGCCAATTGACATCACGCTGCTGTAGCCAGGCGGCAATCAGGGCGTCTTTGGACTTGAAGTGGTTGTACAGAGACATTTTTGCCACCCCCGACTCGGCGATGATGCGATCGATGCCGACGTTTTGCACGCCCTCTTGATAGAACAGGGTGGATGCGGCTTGCATGATGCGATCGCGCACTGAGGGCTTGGACGATGATGTTGTGCGAGGCATATCAACAACGAATTTATACAGACTTGTCTAGATAATAACGGTTTTGCTTAAGATTTGTATTCAATCAAACAGTTTCTAGCGTTGCCGATTCCCTTGCAGCGTTTTCCCTGGATCGAGGTTGACCAATTGAGGTTGACCAATCGAGGTTGACCAATGGGGCGATCGCCGCCACCCGGCTTAACCAGCCTAGGTCACCCCTAGACAATCGACCGCAGCGCTCTAGGTCACCCCTAGACAATCGACCGCAGCGCTTGGACAAGCAACTCTTTCAGCCCCTCAACCATAAAACGATGTCCTTCATCGCTTGACAATATACAGACCTGTCTACATAATTAATTTAGACAGACCGTTCTACCCTCATGTGAAGGAAGATATCTCTATGCCCGAGCTCGCACCCCCCGTTCATCCCACCGTTGACGCAGATGACAGCAGGCCACCTTTGCCGCCCTTCACATTGGAGACGGCGAAGGTCAAAGTGCAAGCCGCGGAAGATGCCTGGAACAGCCGCAACCCTGACAAAGTCGTCCTGGCCTACACCGTCGATTCGGAATGGCGTAATCGCTCGGAGTTCCTCAAAGGTCGTGACCAGATTCGCGAATTTCTCACCCGCAAATGGAACACCGAACTGGACTATCGCCTGAAGAAAACCCTCTGGAGCTTCACCGAAAACCGTATCTCCGTGAAATTTGAGTACGAGTACCGCACCGACTCGGGCCAGTGGTATCGCGCCTATGGCAACGAAAACTGGGAATTTGCCCCCAACGGCCAGATGCAGCGCCGGGAAGCCAGCATCAACGATGTGCCGATTAAAGAGTCTGAACGCAAGTTCCGTACCTCATAACCGCACCTCATAGGAGATTGACCCATGATTGACTTATATACCTACACCACCCCCAATGGTCGCAAGCCTCCCATTCTACTCGAAGAATTGGAACTGCCTTACACCATTCACAGCATTGACATCAGCAAAGGCGACCAGTTCACCCCCGAATTTAAGGCCATCAACCCCAACAGCAAGATTCCGGCCATCCGCGATCGCGACCATAACCTCACCATTTTCGAATCCGGTGCCATCTTGATTTACCTAGCAGAAAAAGCCGGTAAGTTCCTACCTACTGACGTGGTCGATCGCGCCAAAGTGATGGAGTGGCTGATGTTTCAGATGGCCAGCGTAGGACCGATGTTGGGTCAGCTCGGCCACTTCCGCAACGCTGCGCCCGAGAAGATTACCTATGCCGTGGAACGCTATCACCGGGAGACCTTACGGCTGCTCGACGTGCTTGATGGCCAGCTCAAAAAGCATCCCTACATCGCGGGAGATTACTCCATCGCCGATATTGCCACGTTTCCCTGGGTCGCAGCCGCTAAAACGCCTTACCTAAATATTTCCATCACGGACTTTCCCAACGTTGACCGCTGGATTGAAACGATGAAAAAGCGCCCCGCGGTAAGAGTTGGAATGGATATCCTCCAACCCAATTTTGACAGCAACGTTGGGACGCTGGCGACTGCTGAAGCGGCAGAACAACTGACCACGGCGTAATTATCACCGAGAATTGCCCGTCCATGCTGCATATTTTAACGACTGGCTAGCAGGGATTAGCGACCCTAGACATCTGAATTTCGGGGCAGCGATCGCTCAACCGCCTCAACTTATCTTGCTACAACTTGTTCTTTATCCTCACGAGGAATCTGCATCATGGCTCTTACTCAAGGCACCCATCACATCGGTCTGACCGTTCCCAACATCAACGCGACCCGCGATTTTTTCGTGAATGTCTTGGAATTTCAACAAGTCGGTGAAGTACCCGACTATCCCGCTTACTTTCTCTCTGACGGCACCAGCCTATTGACACTATGGCAGGCGTTAGAACCGGATCACGCTATTCCCTTTAACCGCAAAACCAACATCGGCCTGCATCACTTTGCCTTCAAAGTAGACGGCGTCGAAACCCTCAAGGCCATCTACGAAAAGCTCAAAACCACCGCAGGCGTTGAGATTGAATTTGCGCCGGAATCCTTAGGCGGTGGCCCCACTCAGCACATGATGTTCGCCATTCCCGGCGGCATTCGCATGGAGTTGACCGCTCCCGGCCGTTGACCTCCCGGCTGAAAACCCGCGTTGGAATGGACTGACTCGCACCACCCTGAGAAGTCCATCCAGCGTGACTCGCGGTTTCTTCTAGCCACCATTACGTCAAAAATTCAGGAGACCGACATCATGGCAATCCCCGGTTGGCAACGGGCAGACTCTCCCTTTCATCATGGGGAGCGGGCGATTCAGGAACGGTTGGGCGCTTTAGAACAGATGGATACGTTTGGCCGACGGATGATTCGCGAATTTTTGCCAGAACAGCATCGCCAGTTCTACGCCCAGCTTTCTTACGTTCTGGTTGGCACGATGGACAGCGCCGGAAAACCCTGGGCATCTATTCTCGTAGGGGAACCAGGCTTTATCTCAACGCCGAACGATTCCTCCCTGCACATCGCTGCTCACCCTCTCTACGGCGATCCGCTTACCGACATGCTGCAAGTTGGCAGTGATATTGGCTTTCTCGGCATCGAACTGCAGACTCGCCGCCGCAACCGCGTCAATGGCGTGGTCAGCGCGATCGCCCCTGACGGTTTTGACGTTCAAGTCAGCCAAACCTTTGGCAACTGTCCTAAATACATCCAGGCACGCCAGTTCGATCTCGCTGCTTTTGACCCTAATGTGGCCAAGCCTCTCCATACCCTGACCAGGTTAGGGGACGCTGAACGGCAGGCGATCGCGGCGGCTGACACCTTTTTTATCGCCACGGCCTACCTGGATGAGGCTGCCGGAGCCGCTCGGGGCGTCGATGTCTCTCACCGAGGCGGCAACCCCGGCTTTGTGCGCATCGACGGCAATACCCTCACCGTGCCGGACTTTGCTGGCAACTGCCACTTCAATACCTTCGGCAACATCGAGGTTAACCCACGGGCGGGTCTGCTGTTCATTGATTTTGAGCAGGGCAATCTACTCTATCTCACAGGCCGGGCCGAGGTCATTTGGGATGGCGATCCAGAAATTGCTGCCTATGCAGGTGCTGAAAGGCTGTTCAAATTTCATCTTACCCAGGGCATCCGGGTGGATAGTAGCCTGCCCTTAACCTGGTCTAAGCCTGAGTCCTCTCGGTTTCTAGCAGAAACCGGCCCCTGGTAATCTGCAATCACGCTAATGCCTAGGTCATTTTACATGATGCAACGCCCTATAGAGAGATTGGTGTTGCTTAGATGAGAGATGAATTCCCTGAAGCAACCCTTGCATCATGGACTGTTCAGAAATAGATTCATCTCAGAAATCAGCAACGTCGAGAGACTAAGCATGTAGCTGCCGTAGCCAGGCGTACCAGTCTTCTAAGCCAGTTCCTGTTGTTGCCGATAGCTGGAAGCAGGTGAGGTGAGGGTTCACTTGGCGGGCATAATCCAGACAGCGATCGACATCGAAGGTAACGTAGGGCAACAGGTCAATCTTAGTAAGCACCATCACCTGACTAGCTCGGAACATATGAGGATACTTAATGGGTTTATCGTCCCCCTCAGTTACCGAGAGAATCACCACCTTGGCAGTTTCCCCAAGATCAAATAGAGCAGGACAGACTAAGTTACCTACATTTTCAATCCACACCAACGATCCAAGGGGGGGATGGAGGGTATCTAACCCCTGCTCTACCATGGCAGCATCTAGATGGCAGCCGGTGCCAGTATTGACCTGAATAGCAGCACAGCCGGTAGATTGAATGCGGTCGGCGTCGTGGCTGGTAGCCTGATCGCCCTCAATCACCACCATGGGGCGATCGCTCTGTAGATCCTCCAGTGTACGCACCAGAAGAGTGGTTTTGCCAGCCCCAGGGGAACTGACTAGGTTCAGCGCCACTGATTCTCGACCTTTTAGCCAGCCTCGATTCCGGTTGGCGATCGCATCATTTTTTGAAAGCAGGCGCTGTTCTAGGGTAAGAGTTGTGCCGTGATGTTGAGCATGGAGAGCGGCAGACTGATCAGGATGATGATCAGGGCTATGGTCGTGACTGTGGTGATGGGTAAGAATCGTTCCATCAGGTTGGATGTGCGTATGGCTCTGGGGGGTATGGATGGAGGCGATCGCTTCTGTTTTTCCCGTGATAGGATGCGTCAGAGTGGGTGTTGCGTCATCAGAACAGCCGCAGGTTACACACATAGTTCCTCCAATTCCAGTTGTTTAAGGGTTAATTCTTGTCCTTGAATAATCGCTAGATCTACACTGCCACAGGTACATTGCCCAAAGGGGCTATCGAGAGACAATGTGGCACCACAGGCTCGGCATTGCCCGAGACCAGGCGGTTGTACAATCTCTAGCAGAGCACCTTCCAGTAACGTACCCTGAGCACAAACATCAAAACAAAAGCGAATCGCATCGGGCATCACCGCCGTCAGTTGCCCCACTTCCAGGGTAAGGCGCAGGACGTGAGCGCCTTGGGCATGGTCGAGGGCGATCGCTACGATGGTTTCAGTCAGTCCTAATTCATGCATCAGCAAATCCTCGGCAGTTGATCACCCACTAATACATCGACCACCCGCTCCGTACCAAAGGCCGTCTGCAGTGAAACCAGTCCTGGAAAGCGATCGCCCACCTGACCAATACAGCAGCTTTCCTGCCCGGCTGGATGCGATCGCATGGTGGCTAGGGTCTCGTCTGCTCGATGGGCGGGCACGACGACAACTATCTTACCTTCATTAGCAAGGTACAGGGGATCTAGTCCTAGGAGTTCACAAAGTCCTGCCACCGGCTCATCCACAGGAATAGCCTCTTCCTGCAGTTGAATACTCACCTGGGAAGCTGTGGCAAACTCGTTGAGCACCGTGGCTAGCCCTCCCCGCGTGGCATCCCGCATAGCCCGGACATCAGGGCATACCGACACGATCGCATCGACCAAACTATTCAACGGCTGACAGTCGCTTTGGATATCGGTATCTAGGGCCAGTTCACCCCGCGCGACCAAGATAGCTGCACCATGGTTACCGATCGCTCCGTTGATCAGAATGCGATCGCCTGGCTGCAGGGCAGTGGCACAGGGATTAATGCCCGTACGCATGACGCCGACACCAGCCGTATTGATAAATATCTTATCTACACTGCCGCGCGGTACAACTTTCGTATCTCCCGTGACGATCTGCACTCTGGCTTGGACGGCGGCGATCGCCATGTGATCTACGATTTGGGCTAGGAGATCGGTTGATAGGCCTTCTTCTAAGATGACGCTACAGGTTAAATATAGGGGAATGGCACCACTGACACAGAGATCGTTCACCGTGCCATTGACCGCTAGTTCTCCTATGTTGCTACCAGGAAAAAAGAGCGGATCAACAACATAGGAATCGGTGGTGAAGGCCAGGCGATCGCCCAAGGTATTCAAAGCACCTAACGGTATACGGGCCTGATCCTCTAGGGGAGCTGGAGCTTGCTGAAAACGCGCTACAAAAATACTGTCAATCAGATCATGCATCGCCCGACCACCGCTGCCATGAGCTAGGGTCACCGTCGATTCAAGGCGCGGACGACGGGGATGCGATCGCTGAAACGTATCACGGGTAACTGAGGGCATAAACTTACCTCCTCACACGAGATGAATGGGATGGAGCTAGTGAAGCCGATGACGTGGCCGGACGACGTCGATCAAGCTGGCCATAGTTGTAGTAGGCGGCGCAGGCCCCTTCAGAGGACACCATGCAAGCACCTAAGGGCGAATCAGGGGTGCAGGCAGTGCCAAAGACTTTACATTCCCAGGGCTTTTTCACTCCTCTCAAAATGTCGCCGCAGGCACAGGCACGATGATCATCGACATGGGGATGAGGTAAGCTAAACTTCACCTCGGCGTCAAACTGGGCGTAGTCGGGATGGATGCGCAGCCCCGAGGCAGGAATTTCACCAAGACCACGCCATTCAAACTGCTCCCGCACCGTAAAGACCTGGGCGATCGCCCCCAGAGCTACCGCATTGCCATCCTCTGCCACCAAGCGACTATACTGATTTTCCACCGTGCAGCGCCCTGTCACCAGTTGATCCAGCACCATCCAGAGAGATTGCAAAATATCAACTGGCTCAAATCCAGACACAACTACCGGTTTACCATAGCGCTCAGCAATCACCCGGTAGGGACGGGCACCAATCACCATGCTGACGTGCCCTGGCCCAATAAAGCCATCCAGTTGCAAATCCGGTTGATTCAGCAAGGCTTCCAGCGCTGGCACCACCAAGACATGATTGCAAAATAAACTAAAATTGCTCACGCCCTGGGCCGCCGCTTGCAAGACCGTTAGGGCCGTACTAGGAGCTGTGGTTTCAAAGCCAATGGCAAAGAAGACCACCTCTCGATCAGGGTGGGCGATCGCGATCTGAAGGGCATCCAGGGGAGAATACACCACCCGAATATCCGCACCCTGAGCTTTGGCCTGCAGCAAGGATTGACTCGATCCCGGCACCCGCAACACATCACCAAAGGTGGTCAAGATCACCTGCGGATTCTGGGCTAGGGTGATGGCGTCATCCAGCCGTCCTTTGGGCATAATGCACACCGGGCAGCCTGGCCCATGGATGAGTTCTACGGTGTCAGGTAAGAGATCGGCTAACCCATACTTAAAAATTGCGTGGGTATGACCGCCACAAATCTCCATAATCCGCAGGGGGCGATCGCTTGCAGAGGAGCCAGGAGAGCCAGGCGGAAACTGGGCGGCGATCGCCTCGATCTGCCGGAGAATACCCTGGGCCCGCTGCGGATCGCGAAATTCATGGACATATTTCATCGTGTTGCGTCTCCCAATGTGGAGCTACCTGGTACCAAGAGCGAGGACTGTTGAGGAAGGAGAGGGATGGGAGGTCGGTTGGCTAGAGGACGTTTGCTGCATTCAGCGCGGCTATGTCGTCGAGCATCGTGAGGGTGATCTGAGCATCGTCGGCATCAATGCGATTCATGGCAAAGCCTACATGTACTAACACCCAATCGCCGA
The Leptolyngbya sp. CCY15150 genome window above contains:
- a CDS encoding pyridoxamine 5'-phosphate oxidase family protein, with the translated sequence MAIPGWQRADSPFHHGERAIQERLGALEQMDTFGRRMIREFLPEQHRQFYAQLSYVLVGTMDSAGKPWASILVGEPGFISTPNDSSLHIAAHPLYGDPLTDMLQVGSDIGFLGIELQTRRRNRVNGVVSAIAPDGFDVQVSQTFGNCPKYIQARQFDLAAFDPNVAKPLHTLTRLGDAERQAIAAADTFFIATAYLDEAAGAARGVDVSHRGGNPGFVRIDGNTLTVPDFAGNCHFNTFGNIEVNPRAGLLFIDFEQGNLLYLTGRAEVIWDGDPEIAAYAGAERLFKFHLTQGIRVDSSLPLTWSKPESSRFLAETGPW
- a CDS encoding TetR/AcrR family transcriptional regulator, with the protein product MPRTTSSSKPSVRDRIMQAASTLFYQEGVQNVGIDRIIAESGVAKMSLYNHFKSKDALIAAWLQQRDVNWREWFQKTVEKQATAPAERLLAMFDVLEEWFSQPDFRGCAFINSSVELVDPEHPGYQVAIEHQQALYGYILHLVQAAELDSPDAVAEQLLLLMEGAIVVAMMRRSPAAATHAKTAAAMLIQIT
- the hypD gene encoding hydrogenase formation protein HypD — its product is MKYVHEFRDPQRAQGILRQIEAIAAQFPPGSPGSSASDRPLRIMEICGGHTHAIFKYGLADLLPDTVELIHGPGCPVCIMPKGRLDDAITLAQNPQVILTTFGDVLRVPGSSQSLLQAKAQGADIRVVYSPLDALQIAIAHPDREVVFFAIGFETTAPSTALTVLQAAAQGVSNFSLFCNHVLVVPALEALLNQPDLQLDGFIGPGHVSMVIGARPYRVIAERYGKPVVVSGFEPVDILQSLWMVLDQLVTGRCTVENQYSRLVAEDGNAVALGAIAQVFTVREQFEWRGLGEIPASGLRIHPDYAQFDAEVKFSLPHPHVDDHRACACGDILRGVKKPWECKVFGTACTPDSPLGACMVSSEGACAAYYNYGQLDRRRPATSSASLAPSHSSRVRR
- the hypB gene encoding hydrogenase nickel incorporation protein HypB translates to MCVTCGCSDDATPTLTHPITGKTEAIASIHTPQSHTHIQPDGTILTHHHSHDHSPDHHPDQSAALHAQHHGTTLTLEQRLLSKNDAIANRNRGWLKGRESVALNLVSSPGAGKTTLLVRTLEDLQSDRPMVVIEGDQATSHDADRIQSTGCAAIQVNTGTGCHLDAAMVEQGLDTLHPPLGSLVWIENVGNLVCPALFDLGETAKVVILSVTEGDDKPIKYPHMFRASQVMVLTKIDLLPYVTFDVDRCLDYARQVNPHLTCFQLSATTGTGLEDWYAWLRQLHA
- a CDS encoding glutathione binding-like protein encodes the protein MIDLYTYTTPNGRKPPILLEELELPYTIHSIDISKGDQFTPEFKAINPNSKIPAIRDRDHNLTIFESGAILIYLAEKAGKFLPTDVVDRAKVMEWLMFQMASVGPMLGQLGHFRNAAPEKITYAVERYHRETLRLLDVLDGQLKKHPYIAGDYSIADIATFPWVAAAKTPYLNISITDFPNVDRWIETMKKRPAVRVGMDILQPNFDSNVGTLATAEAAEQLTTA
- a CDS encoding hydrogenase maturation nickel metallochaperone HypA, whose product is MHELGLTETIVAIALDHAQGAHVLRLTLEVGQLTAVMPDAIRFCFDVCAQGTLLEGALLEIVQPPGLGQCRACGATLSLDSPFGQCTCGSVDLAIIQGQELTLKQLELEELCV
- the hypE gene encoding hydrogenase expression/formation protein HypE: MPSVTRDTFQRSHPRRPRLESTVTLAHGSGGRAMHDLIDSIFVARFQQAPAPLEDQARIPLGALNTLGDRLAFTTDSYVVDPLFFPGSNIGELAVNGTVNDLCVSGAIPLYLTCSVILEEGLSTDLLAQIVDHMAIAAVQARVQIVTGDTKVVPRGSVDKIFINTAGVGVMRTGINPCATALQPGDRILINGAIGNHGAAILVARGELALDTDIQSDCQPLNSLVDAIVSVCPDVRAMRDATRGGLATVLNEFATASQVSIQLQEEAIPVDEPVAGLCELLGLDPLYLANEGKIVVVVPAHRADETLATMRSHPAGQESCCIGQVGDRFPGLVSLQTAFGTERVVDVLVGDQLPRIC
- a CDS encoding nuclear transport factor 2 family protein — translated: MPELAPPVHPTVDADDSRPPLPPFTLETAKVKVQAAEDAWNSRNPDKVVLAYTVDSEWRNRSEFLKGRDQIREFLTRKWNTELDYRLKKTLWSFTENRISVKFEYEYRTDSGQWYRAYGNENWEFAPNGQMQRREASINDVPIKESERKFRTS
- a CDS encoding VOC family protein, encoding MALTQGTHHIGLTVPNINATRDFFVNVLEFQQVGEVPDYPAYFLSDGTSLLTLWQALEPDHAIPFNRKTNIGLHHFAFKVDGVETLKAIYEKLKTTAGVEIEFAPESLGGGPTQHMMFAIPGGIRMELTAPGR